In Silene latifolia isolate original U9 population chromosome 3, ASM4854445v1, whole genome shotgun sequence, a single window of DNA contains:
- the LOC141648645 gene encoding uncharacterized protein LOC141648645, whose translation MWDNITWLKKFFMGIDVILADETRNAIQASINRDDAPHYKEKLKEGHMYLIKNFEVKDNKPTYRCVANNLIINFIFATFVQPLEEDVRVPQQVFDLAPYDTIKLRADKEIQLTGIVIDI comes from the exons ATGTGGGACAATATAACTTGGTTAAAGAAGTTTTTCATGGGAATTGACGTTATACTTGCTGATGAAACG AGAAACGCTATTCAAGCTTCAATCAATAGGGATGATGCCCCACATTATAAAGAGAAACTGAAAGAAGGCCACATGTATTTAATCAAGAACTTTGAAGTGAAAGATAATAAACCAACATATAGATGTGTCGCAAACAATCTCATAATAAATTTTATATTCGCAACGTTTGTCCAACCTTTAGAAGAAGATGTAAGGGTCCCGCAACAAGTTTTTGACCTGGCTCCCTACGACACAATCAAGCTTCGTGCAGATAAGGAAATTCAACTAACAGGTATTGTTATCGACATTTGA